The Verrucomicrobium spinosum DSM 4136 = JCM 18804 genome includes a region encoding these proteins:
- a CDS encoding autotransporter-associated beta strand repeat-containing protein has product MPSSRRQPVVSHVSPLRRGGAPPCCPGGYDRRWAAGRGGVWCLIAAALFSVVGRSPAATGAWDGSQDAAWSSAANWDTNAVPGAGDSAVFNSAGHANTVISLGAGVTLQTLTFDTVHGSSYVLGTGAAGSQSLTLGNGGSVMMSAALLNNQLINGALILGTDATAQGYTITNNHTTAQLNFAGPVTGGSGGVAGVKTLTLTGSGGGTISGVISNGGSSALAVTKTGSGTWVLAGANTHTGATTVTAGVLRLAHANAVQNSTLTNNVANGVRFGTGVLKFNVGGLAGNSALALTDVGGSAVTLTVGGNDENTTYSGVMSGTGGLIKTGSGNLTLSAINTFSGNTVVNEGTLTLSAGGRNGAVTGTLTVNAGALVELRAVNALGYNDGVRVNTVYLNGGTINHAVTGDQGYRTNFVLTGGFMTSTSGAAFHFTNNFGIFSMASSTTSVVSANVNARDQGPVIFNTALGTTASGVDLLVSGNVTGAAGIAKLGAGTLHLTGTNTYTGATIIRGGLLRIGDGTTGSLNGTTGTALTFASTGAIEFKEAADRSQGMGALNFTGGDGSVTSTYAGSGNTTLTFASFTRAAGATANFVVSGGLNGTTNKIVVTTGLTPGSFIDQGTFFGGSRYAFYAAEGYIRELQYGADAGAFTFAGGTSLTGTHVQTTDAVTAQSTATFTTLNLNGNTNFTLATGSIVTVNGILKSGNVAGGATISGGTGIQAASGAELVIRADQAGDSLAITTNILANGASSLTKSGLGTVAITGANTYTGATTVNAGVLRATTNATALGAGALALAGGELQLANNTALNFGRNTTVTGDARLTSDRLALGAGVTHTLGTLSIGGQRLVIAGGANVNSGTAGITFGAVTFTDAPTFHVVNPTAGGTTLLTLGAVTNAGFSATITGNGNVAQSAVMDGAGGLILGVAGGATYSGTTTLNRANTYTGETVVNSGTLEISTSGGTSALRGVITVNAGGVLKLSANDSLGYNTDLAVKTINLVGGTVTNGFANQGYITNFVLTGGTMASTNNGSYHFSSGYGITTLGSTSTSLISSRIVVRGGSLNFNIAAGAVASGVDLLVSNVISEANSGSGITKSGAGLMHLTAANTYAGILTLNGGTLRAATAGINGTSTTNGITFNGGTLQADTGGISTAKIINLTGAGTFDTNGNDSTLSGNVVGLGSFTKTGAGVLTLSGAGNTFGGGLTVTGGTLLVDNANQGVLGTGTVTMGAGATLDLNGNSQTTGLLKTYDDASAISIRSNKASVATGLTISGTGSETFGGSISNGLSSSFSLTKEGLGTQTLSGNNTYTGATQINAGLLRITGRLGNTAVQVGTSGALGGFGSIAGLVSLSGPGAAINLQDGVTGTLTLSAGLTLTGGSALFFELGNNASDQIALTGGTYTFVNGIAMINLLNLTGYGAGSYNLITGASGISLANFELAAPSLAGYNLSLGVTGGNTLTLNVFISNSPTVAYWKGDVNGLWNANSGGNSNFTTDAGGAADPGQLVDGTTALTFSATGAANESNTTLGADTAIKSLTISTPNAVGIGGANVLTIADAAGITIHAGAGALTLSASEVALGLSQTWTNNSGNAAVISSIISGARTLTLAGTGVFTFSGPSTYSGGTILSDGTTLNINHGGSGAGNSAIGTGTLTINGGTLDNTSGGSVTVGTNNAQIWNGNVVFAGSNDLNLGTGAVMLTGNRMVTTQGSATLTLGGGLSGTGFGFTKNGTGTLVLGGQSTYTGITTVNEGMLRVTGTINALNTANTGQITVGDVANVNAILSIEGGTVNATKSATPSVSIGQAAGSRGFMKLSSGVLNVTGQLHLGRGQGSYAALTMTGGTLTAGNWFVTGANNDRAVMNHTGGDVFMNANGMTIAAGGAGAIGVYNIGGTATYSALSGSGRIYVGENGMGIMNLTGTASVNIASNGVQMGQNAGSSGVLNLLGGTLTTSRVSKGAGTAVFNFNGGLLRAYAASTAFMTGLTSANVHAGGARIDSNGFDITISQALLAPEGSGVSAIAVTSGGAGYVDTPVVVLSGGSGTGATAVATVVNGVVTGFVITNPGTGYVEGDVLTVSLHGGGATTAASAGTVTFAANTSGGLTKTGAGTLTLSGANTYTGGTTVNEGVLALGASGVLADTGAVTVNGSTAALSLGENNETVAAVTLADGKIEGTTGELSASSYDMRNGLVDAILAGNAALAKTTTGTVRVSTANTYTGGTTISAGSYIIENTTGSGTGTGDLTVLSGARFGGAGRVQTAANRNITVASGATLQIGKVGAYGDSAGQSLTLSNSGTGIISLQGTMEFDIVDNYGGDFNLDAPLLTNDVLVLESDSAIVLSGTLKVSDLTESAEFWSEMDKWQLIDWSNVVVDGNPNAGKFTGGFGGMILPNLGEDYRWQISTDLNGLYIQIVVVPEPGRVVLLVLAFAGVLLRRRRRCAQ; this is encoded by the coding sequence ATGCCCTCCTCCCGTCGCCAGCCAGTGGTCTCCCACGTATCTCCCCTCCGTCGTGGAGGCGCGCCTCCCTGCTGCCCAGGGGGGTATGACCGCCGGTGGGCCGCGGGCAGGGGCGGGGTATGGTGCCTCATTGCGGCGGCTCTCTTCAGCGTAGTGGGCAGATCTCCCGCCGCCACGGGAGCCTGGGATGGCAGCCAGGATGCTGCATGGTCCAGTGCTGCCAACTGGGACACGAATGCCGTGCCGGGTGCGGGTGACAGCGCGGTCTTCAACAGTGCGGGCCATGCCAATACGGTCATCAGTCTCGGGGCAGGGGTCACCTTGCAGACCCTCACCTTTGACACCGTGCACGGCTCCTCCTATGTGCTTGGCACAGGTGCCGCCGGCAGCCAGAGCCTGACCCTGGGCAACGGGGGCAGCGTCATGATGAGTGCGGCTCTGCTTAACAATCAGCTCATCAATGGGGCCCTCATCCTCGGGACAGATGCCACCGCGCAGGGCTACACGATCACCAACAATCACACCACCGCGCAGCTCAATTTTGCAGGTCCGGTCACGGGCGGATCAGGCGGTGTGGCGGGAGTGAAGACCCTCACGCTGACGGGCAGTGGCGGCGGCACGATCTCGGGAGTTATTTCCAATGGCGGATCCTCCGCCCTCGCAGTGACCAAGACCGGCTCCGGCACCTGGGTGCTGGCGGGCGCGAACACCCACACGGGGGCCACCACGGTCACCGCGGGTGTGTTGCGGCTGGCCCATGCCAATGCCGTGCAAAACAGCACCCTCACCAACAACGTGGCCAACGGCGTGAGGTTTGGCACCGGGGTCTTGAAGTTCAATGTGGGCGGACTGGCCGGGAACTCCGCCCTCGCGCTCACAGACGTGGGCGGCTCCGCGGTGACGCTGACCGTGGGCGGCAATGATGAAAACACCACCTACAGCGGCGTGATGAGCGGGACGGGTGGCCTGATCAAGACCGGCTCCGGCAACCTGACCCTCTCGGCCATCAACACCTTCAGCGGGAATACCGTGGTCAATGAAGGGACGCTTACCCTGAGTGCGGGCGGCAGAAACGGCGCGGTGACGGGAACACTGACGGTGAATGCGGGTGCCCTGGTGGAACTGAGGGCGGTGAACGCTCTTGGCTACAACGACGGCGTCCGGGTGAACACCGTTTACCTCAATGGCGGCACGATCAACCACGCCGTCACGGGTGATCAGGGCTATCGCACCAACTTCGTGCTCACCGGTGGCTTCATGACTTCCACTTCCGGGGCTGCCTTTCACTTCACCAACAACTTTGGCATCTTCAGCATGGCCAGCAGCACCACCTCTGTGGTCAGCGCCAATGTCAACGCGCGGGACCAGGGGCCCGTGATCTTCAATACGGCGCTCGGCACCACTGCCAGCGGGGTGGATTTGCTCGTCTCCGGGAACGTCACCGGAGCTGCGGGCATCGCCAAACTGGGTGCCGGCACGTTGCATCTCACAGGCACAAACACGTACACTGGCGCTACGATCATCCGTGGGGGATTGCTCAGAATAGGTGATGGCACGACCGGCTCGCTCAATGGCACGACTGGCACGGCACTCACCTTTGCCAGCACCGGAGCAATAGAGTTCAAGGAAGCAGCGGACAGATCTCAGGGAATGGGCGCGCTCAATTTCACTGGAGGGGACGGCTCGGTGACCTCCACCTATGCTGGAAGCGGGAACACGACGCTGACCTTTGCTTCTTTCACCCGGGCGGCGGGAGCCACGGCAAACTTCGTCGTCTCCGGCGGCCTCAATGGCACCACGAACAAGATCGTGGTGACCACGGGTCTCACCCCAGGTAGTTTCATTGACCAAGGGACCTTCTTCGGCGGCAGCCGCTATGCCTTCTACGCCGCGGAAGGTTATATCCGGGAACTGCAATACGGTGCTGATGCCGGGGCCTTCACCTTCGCAGGCGGCACCAGCCTGACCGGCACTCATGTGCAAACCACTGACGCCGTCACCGCCCAGAGCACGGCCACCTTCACCACGCTGAACCTCAACGGGAACACGAACTTCACCCTGGCCACAGGCTCCATCGTGACAGTGAACGGCATCCTGAAATCCGGCAACGTCGCGGGCGGGGCCACGATCTCCGGCGGGACGGGCATTCAGGCAGCGAGCGGGGCGGAGCTCGTCATCCGCGCAGATCAGGCCGGTGACTCGCTGGCCATCACGACGAACATCCTTGCCAACGGTGCCAGCTCCCTGACCAAAAGCGGGCTTGGGACCGTGGCGATTACAGGAGCCAACACCTACACCGGCGCCACCACCGTGAATGCCGGCGTCCTGCGGGCCACGACCAATGCCACCGCGCTGGGCGCTGGTGCCCTGGCCCTTGCGGGCGGGGAGTTGCAGCTTGCCAACAATACGGCGCTGAATTTTGGCCGGAACACGACCGTCACTGGCGATGCCCGCCTCACCTCTGACCGCCTCGCGCTCGGGGCGGGCGTCACGCACACGCTGGGCACCCTCTCCATAGGTGGGCAGCGGCTGGTCATTGCGGGTGGGGCCAATGTGAACAGCGGCACTGCCGGCATCACCTTTGGTGCGGTCACCTTCACAGATGCGCCCACCTTCCATGTTGTGAACCCTACTGCCGGCGGCACCACCCTGCTCACTCTCGGTGCGGTGACCAATGCCGGCTTCAGCGCCACCATCACCGGGAACGGCAACGTGGCGCAATCCGCCGTCATGGATGGTGCAGGCGGCCTCATCCTCGGTGTGGCCGGCGGGGCCACCTATTCGGGCACCACGACACTGAATCGTGCCAACACGTACACCGGGGAGACCGTGGTGAACTCAGGCACGCTGGAGATCTCCACCAGTGGCGGCACCAGCGCCCTCCGCGGGGTCATCACCGTGAATGCAGGCGGCGTGCTCAAGCTCTCCGCGAATGATTCGCTGGGCTACAATACCGACCTCGCCGTCAAGACCATCAATCTTGTGGGCGGCACCGTCACCAATGGCTTTGCCAACCAGGGCTACATCACCAACTTTGTTCTCACTGGCGGTACCATGGCCTCCACGAACAACGGCTCATACCACTTTAGCTCAGGGTACGGCATCACCACCCTCGGGAGCACCAGCACCTCGCTGATCAGCAGCCGCATCGTCGTCCGCGGTGGATCGCTGAACTTCAACATCGCCGCAGGAGCTGTGGCCAGCGGAGTGGACCTGCTGGTTTCCAATGTCATCAGTGAAGCCAACAGCGGTTCAGGAATCACAAAATCCGGGGCCGGCCTGATGCATTTGACGGCCGCCAACACCTACGCCGGCATCCTCACCCTCAATGGAGGCACCCTCCGTGCGGCCACGGCGGGCATCAATGGGACCAGCACCACCAACGGCATCACCTTCAACGGGGGCACGCTCCAGGCCGATACGGGCGGGATCAGCACCGCCAAGATCATCAACCTCACGGGGGCTGGCACCTTTGATACGAATGGCAACGACTCCACCCTGTCCGGCAACGTTGTCGGGCTGGGCTCCTTCACCAAGACCGGGGCAGGGGTTCTCACCCTGAGCGGCGCGGGGAATACCTTCGGCGGCGGCCTGACCGTCACCGGCGGCACTCTGCTGGTGGACAACGCGAACCAAGGCGTGCTGGGCACCGGCACCGTCACCATGGGGGCGGGGGCCACGCTGGATCTCAACGGGAACAGCCAGACCACCGGCCTGCTCAAGACCTATGACGATGCCTCAGCGATCAGCATCCGCTCCAACAAAGCCTCTGTCGCCACAGGGCTGACGATCAGCGGCACCGGGAGTGAGACCTTTGGCGGCAGCATCAGCAACGGGCTCTCCTCCTCCTTCAGCCTTACGAAGGAGGGGCTGGGCACGCAGACCCTCTCAGGAAACAACACCTACACCGGGGCCACGCAGATCAATGCGGGCCTGCTCCGCATCACCGGGCGCCTGGGGAATACAGCGGTCCAGGTCGGCACCTCCGGGGCGTTGGGCGGCTTTGGCTCCATCGCCGGGCTCGTTTCGCTCAGCGGCCCGGGTGCCGCCATCAATCTCCAGGACGGGGTGACAGGCACCCTGACCCTCTCGGCAGGGCTGACGCTGACGGGCGGGAGTGCCCTCTTCTTTGAGCTGGGAAACAACGCGTCCGACCAGATTGCCCTCACCGGCGGCACTTACACTTTTGTCAATGGCATCGCCATGATCAATCTGCTGAACCTCACCGGCTATGGTGCGGGTTCCTACAACCTCATCACCGGAGCCTCCGGCATCAGCCTGGCCAACTTCGAACTCGCCGCCCCGTCCCTGGCGGGCTACAACCTTTCCCTGGGGGTCACCGGCGGGAACACCCTGACGCTGAATGTCTTCATCAGCAACTCGCCCACCGTGGCCTATTGGAAGGGGGATGTGAACGGCCTCTGGAATGCCAACAGCGGCGGCAACTCCAACTTCACCACGGACGCGGGAGGCGCTGCAGACCCCGGACAACTGGTGGACGGCACCACAGCCCTGACCTTCTCCGCCACGGGTGCGGCGAATGAGAGCAACACCACCCTGGGCGCGGACACCGCCATCAAAAGTCTCACCATCAGCACGCCCAACGCCGTGGGTATCGGCGGGGCCAATGTGCTGACGATTGCCGATGCCGCGGGCATCACCATCCATGCCGGTGCGGGTGCCCTGACCCTCTCTGCCAGCGAGGTGGCCCTGGGCCTCAGCCAGACCTGGACGAACAACTCCGGCAATGCAGCGGTGATTTCCTCGATCATCAGCGGTGCCCGCACGCTCACCCTCGCGGGCACAGGGGTGTTCACCTTCTCAGGCCCCAGCACCTACTCCGGCGGCACGATCCTCTCTGACGGCACGACGCTGAACATCAACCATGGCGGCTCTGGGGCCGGAAACTCCGCCATTGGCACCGGCACGCTCACGATCAACGGAGGAACGCTCGACAACACCAGCGGCGGCTCCGTGACAGTCGGAACCAACAACGCCCAGATCTGGAATGGCAATGTGGTCTTCGCAGGCTCCAATGACCTGAACCTGGGCACCGGCGCGGTGATGCTGACGGGCAACCGCATGGTGACGACCCAGGGCTCCGCCACACTGACCTTGGGCGGCGGGCTGAGCGGCACCGGGTTTGGGTTCACCAAGAACGGGACCGGCACCCTCGTCCTCGGCGGACAGAGCACGTACACGGGCATCACCACCGTCAACGAGGGCATGCTCCGTGTGACCGGCACGATCAATGCGCTGAACACTGCCAACACAGGGCAGATCACCGTGGGGGACGTCGCGAACGTGAATGCCATTCTCTCCATCGAGGGGGGCACCGTGAACGCCACCAAATCAGCCACCCCCAGCGTCAGCATCGGCCAGGCTGCGGGGAGCCGGGGGTTCATGAAATTGTCTTCCGGGGTGCTCAATGTCACCGGCCAGCTCCACCTGGGCCGCGGGCAGGGGAGCTATGCTGCCCTCACCATGACCGGCGGCACCCTGACCGCCGGCAACTGGTTCGTCACGGGGGCCAACAACGACCGCGCGGTGATGAACCACACCGGGGGGGATGTCTTTATGAACGCCAACGGCATGACCATCGCCGCAGGCGGCGCCGGGGCCATCGGGGTTTACAACATCGGCGGCACCGCCACCTACTCCGCGCTCAGCGGCTCGGGCAGGATCTATGTGGGTGAGAACGGCATGGGTATCATGAACCTGACGGGAACCGCCTCTGTGAATATCGCCTCCAACGGGGTGCAGATGGGCCAGAACGCAGGCTCCAGCGGCGTCCTCAACCTGCTGGGTGGCACACTCACCACCTCCCGTGTCAGCAAAGGGGCGGGCACCGCCGTCTTCAACTTCAATGGCGGCCTTCTGCGGGCCTATGCGGCCAGCACCGCCTTCATGACCGGCCTGACCAGTGCCAACGTCCATGCAGGTGGAGCCCGGATTGACTCCAACGGCTTTGACATCACCATCAGCCAGGCGCTCCTCGCGCCTGAGGGCAGCGGCGTCAGTGCCATTGCCGTCACCAGTGGGGGCGCAGGCTATGTGGACACGCCTGTGGTAGTGCTCAGCGGGGGCTCCGGCACGGGTGCCACCGCGGTGGCCACGGTGGTGAATGGCGTGGTGACGGGCTTCGTCATCACCAATCCCGGCACCGGCTATGTGGAGGGGGATGTCCTCACCGTCTCCCTGCATGGCGGCGGTGCCACCACGGCCGCCTCAGCGGGCACGGTCACCTTTGCCGCCAATACGAGCGGCGGCCTGACCAAGACGGGCGCAGGCACGCTCACGCTTTCAGGAGCCAACACCTACACTGGCGGCACCACCGTCAACGAGGGCGTCCTCGCCTTGGGTGCCTCCGGCGTGCTGGCTGACACCGGTGCGGTGACCGTGAATGGCTCCACGGCGGCGCTTAGCCTGGGGGAAAACAACGAGACCGTGGCGGCCGTGACCCTTGCTGACGGCAAGATCGAAGGCACCACCGGAGAGCTCAGCGCCTCGTCCTATGACATGAGGAATGGTCTCGTGGATGCCATCCTGGCCGGCAATGCGGCACTTGCCAAGACCACCACCGGCACGGTGCGTGTCTCCACAGCCAATACCTACACCGGTGGCACCACCATCAGTGCGGGCTCTTACATCATTGAGAACACGACCGGCAGCGGCACGGGCACGGGCGATCTCACGGTATTGAGCGGGGCCCGCTTCGGCGGGGCAGGCCGGGTTCAAACGGCCGCCAACAGAAACATCACCGTGGCCTCCGGAGCCACCCTCCAGATTGGCAAGGTGGGCGCCTACGGCGATTCCGCGGGACAGAGCCTGACCCTGAGCAACAGCGGCACCGGCATCATCAGCCTGCAGGGCACGATGGAGTTCGACATTGTGGACAACTACGGGGGCGACTTCAACCTCGATGCCCCGCTGCTCACGAACGATGTGCTCGTGCTGGAGAGCGACTCTGCCATCGTGCTCAGCGGTACGCTGAAGGTTTCAGACCTCACGGAGAGTGCGGAGTTCTGGTCAGAGATGGACAAGTGGCAGCTCATTGACTGGTCGAACGTGGTGGTGGATGGCAACCCCAACGCCGGCAAGTTCACCGGTGGCTTCGGCGGCATGATCCTGCCGAACCTGGGCGAGGACTACAGGTGGCAGATCTCCACGGACCTGAACGGCCTCTACATCCAGATCGTCGTCGTCCCTGAGCCGGGCCGGGTGGTGCTCCTGGTGCTGGCCTTCGCAGGTGTACTCCTGCGCCGCCGCCGTCGCTGTGCCCAGTGA